Below is a genomic region from Pleuronectes platessa chromosome 5, fPlePla1.1, whole genome shotgun sequence.
ggaggtttgtgtttgtagggttttttgtggaggggtgggacaTAACGCAAGAAAGAACTAAATACACTTTGGAACAGATCTAGATAAACAGGCAGATCCgggaatgtttttatttctctttctttaacatggtgggATAGAGTTTGAGCTTAGGTGGAGGTTATTATGCCACGAGTGCTTCATCACTGGGCTTTACTTCCTGTAGgacaataatcatttagaaaatgggGATATTCAACATCTCGTCCTATATTCCAAATATTTACTTCCCTAAAGTAGGTTCAAGAGAAATAATGGAAAAGGGTCTGTACTAAGCAGCTGCTATTAGTAACAGACTAGACTAGATCATCAAAGATATGTATAACTAAAAAATAACAGCATTGTTTTATTAATCAGGTGATAGTTCCACATGACATAATCAGATGACTTGGGATCAAACTCAATTCAACTTCCCTCACACAAGTCTGGTCACAaggtttctctttgtttgttttctaactCAAATAGAGGTGAACCTGTCTACCTCTTGTCTTTTACATGCTAATGCCGGCAGGAAAGTTAAACAAAATTATTTAACTGTTCAAatattaaatagaaaaaaaaggccTTCCCCAAAACTGTTCCCACTAAGTTGGAAGCAAAGAACGTCTCGGTATCCTGAAGCATTTAGATTTCCCTTCCCTGTAACTAAGGGGTTTGGGCCACCCCCGGAAAAACCACCCCAGCTGCTCGGCCATGAAACTCCACGTGCACAGTTTTTGGCTGATGTTGAAGCTGGAGGACGTTTGGAACCCTGCAGTAATTGGGTCAGCAGAGCGTTGGCCAATTTTACACACTATGCACCTCAGCAGTCAGCGACCCCGCTCTGTAACTCTGCACATTTCACAAACTGATTTGCAGCGGTGGCGTCCTATTTTAGTGCCACACTCCAATTCAATGTGCTCTTTGGAACGAGCCATTCTGTCACAATTGTTTTAAGGGCCGACTGCAAGGTGCTGGATTTTATCCACTGAATGATTCACCTGAATTCAATGATTAAGAGGTGTCCCAATAATTTTGTTCATATAGTGCATCTCTCTGTCAGATATGGAAATGTGATGACTCAAGAGACATTTCAGAGCAGTAACTCACAGCGTAGGCGACGTCAGAGATATCAGCATTGATACCAGTCGCCCTCCTCAAGTTGGCGTCGTGAGAAACCACAACCTGTTCGTCTTTGGTCAGGTGGCAATCCAGCTCCAGCATGTCTGTGCCCAGATCCACCGCGCTGCATGATTCAACaagcaggacacacactgtatttATCACAATACCTGGGAGACTCCAGAGAGTTTCAATCGTGTATCTCAGCACCGAGGTCACTGAGGTCAACACACATTATAAAATCATAAACCACTTTACACTCATAAAATAGACATAACAGCACTTTATCATCTAACCCTTTATGACCAGTGACCGAAGGCTACAGCCATACCGATAGGTTTTAGTTCTGTTACAAAATTAATAACTGTTTCTATGTCTCTTAATCTACTCACACACTTTTTAGATTGTCTATTTGCACTCGGGTGGTTAGTCGCAGACAACTTTCTAAACAAGGGAAAGAAATTGTGAAAGAGAAAGGATTTCTTTCCTTGGACTGACGACAAGGTGGAACTGCTATCGACAATATGTGTAAGCGACACTTTACAGTCATGGCTGGTCATCAAATCATGATCAGAACTGCTTCATCTCTACCAAATATGTATTATACTCACTGCTTGAAAGCTGCCATGGTGTTCTCCAGGTTTTCTCCGGCACCTGCCATTcaaaaaaggaaacactacATGTGATACTCTGGGGTTTTCATATCTGCATTACTGTTTCACCAACTGCTGGAACACTGATCTCACTGCTGATACAGATCAAACAGGGACACCCAGGATCTTCTCGAGAACCTATGATGGCATTTTATTTGTGCTTTCTTTAGCTAATCATCTTTCAAGTATCCAACCTTTTATTAAGTGCATGTGTCATTTTATcaatcttttccttttttaagtTTACGTCATGGCGGCAGCATCATACACAACgcaaaacaagcaaacacactgaCTTTTGTAATACAATCAAAACCATGCAAATGCATCtataaacaaaatattaaattctTAACAGAGGTGGAATAGGTAGACAGATCTATTATTGCTAAATATACAAGTAATTAGCTCCCATTAAGAAGCATAATGGGTCCAATAACCATCATCAGAAAAAAAGTAATCATAATAAAGTTTAGTTGCACTTATATATggcacttacatgtagcactttgtagtttggcgtTTTTGAAACTAATGTCCATGATTCTTGGTGTTCTGGGtctgttcatttattttaagtcgctttggataaatgatatgtaatgtaatgtaaagtacaaGCCAAATGGTCCAAATAACTGgagtaaagtaaaaaaagagtTACAAACCATGTACTACCTAGTAAACACACCCAACGTTGATATtcagataaattacattttgaaatCTTAGCATCTTAATATACAAAATCACATACTGACGACAACTTGCCGTGCACCCTTTTCTTTGAGTGGGACTTTGTGAGAAAACGGAAATTTGAATGAGTGCCACTGACTCACCTCCACGGTGGGAAATGTGTCTGCTGAGGAAATTCTCCCGCTTCCTTCGGTGCagaagagtgggacatttcatGAGCAGGGCGGAGGTGAGCACGTAGCCCGTTACCGTGGACAGGACATACACagcagcgcacatctcccgcCAGTCgcctgcaaaacaaacacaaaccagacaACATACTCAGTGACGCATATTTGATTCTAACAgcctgaaaataaagaaaataaagaaattgagGAAGAGTGACAGCAAGTATTTTCCAattgattcaaataaaaaaaatgttgctgaAGCCTTAGGGCAAACCCCCGAAATAGGGCTAATACTACTGACTATCTATTTTTGAATTTATAACTTCCTTTTAAGTTCAAAAACTGATTTTTGCTCCTCAGTGAGAGTTGTGGCTTCAAACTCTTCTTTTggacagagaatgacaaacgCTTAAATAAACAGCTAAACAAAGTTGAGGTCAATAAGTTgtgtgttatacctcctcatTGTGCTTCACAATGTTTAACCCTTAGATGGATGTGTATTGGACTTTTCTTCTATTGAAACCGATGAGTCAAAGACTGAAGTTGTGTTGTTCGTCTCCCACCAACATTCATGTGTACAGTTACCACAGTGAGGATCCATcagaaatgaaagaagaaataCTTTCCTGTTAAAAGTATTTGATATATTCCACTCACATTACTCACTGTCTACTCGGGTTCTCACTGAGCTGCCTTGGTGCCAGCACTGGACCAAAGctttgtatttacataaaatctAATGAATCATTAAAAACGTGGACTCTCCCAAACAAACGCATAGTCACGTCAACAATCAACGTCATTAGCGCACGAGCTAGGtgaggctaacgttagctgagCTGCTTGTCGAGCTCTCCAGGTGAAATGTTTACCTTTGTCATCAAACTGTTGTGGGTTCCTTCGTCCTCTGGTGTTGACTGACTTGTCGAGTCGCTGCTGAGGTTAGTCGGAGCTCATGGAGCTGAGCAAGAAGCTTGTTTGTGTGGAGATGAAGTGATGAAGTGACCTGTCCTCTGCTCCACAACTGACTCTGACTTCCGGTGCCGCTGGAGACTCATTGCGCATGCGCAGCCCTGAGCgtccaacaacaacactgacaacTTCTTATAGGatccaaaaaaaagaaagcagttCAAAGTGAAGtactataaatataatatacccATCATGGTCACATATTggaaaaataatttgcacgtcaTGGTTTAACACATCAAACTAACACATGTTAGTAACTAGAATTCAAATCAATTTaacttttgaataaataattcAAGATCAGTAATGCATCCTATATTGGACAGTTCACGATGAGGTGCAAACATTTTTATCAGTCCGACGATGAAATATTCAATTGAAATGAGAATTCAGAGCAACAATGCACGGCCTGATCGATCTCCTACAGGGCCCCGGGGCACACATCTGTTGCTGGGCCCCatggactgaaaataaagatggacgacatatcTCCATGGCTCCACGTCTCCAAGTCTCCGtcggatatatatatatatattgagatACCATTGCTGCCATCCGGTGCATTTTGAGCCAGAGTCAGAGCAGTAGCAACAATGGGATGACGTTTGTTACTATAATTCTCATCTGTTAATCATGAAGGTTGCATTTTTATGGCATTCAAATAAgcaaacataataaaaacaggaaaattaAACCTTGAAtatgcatcagtgtgataacctaaaattacaaaaactaaatttaagtAAATTTGGTTTGATATGtacaaatattacaaaataataaacaaacttaTTTGGTAGCTTGGGATTCAAGtccaatactgcagccagccaccagggggcaatcaagaagCTTTGGCATCACTTTTGGGGAACTATCATGTCATCCATTTTTACAACAGTCTTTCTATGTGAGTCTGCTATTATCTgttattttcctttattgtaGAAATGTAATTACTGTCAGCTCGGAAGCTGTAGAGTTCCAAATCCTTTCATAAAATTGGTAATTACTTTGATGCATATACTATTTAAATTAATACAATTTCAAATATTATTTATCCCAGTTTGTGATGTGTGCAATCAAATTGCAACAAGAAAAATCGACCCACTATACTCTTTCGTCTCATTTAGTGAGTTGGTTACTGATGTCGTCCGCCAGACAATCTGCTGGGAGGTATAAGCACAAAATTAATATCTAGCAGACAACCTACAAGTCATGTGCAAATATTGACCTTTACTCTTTACATTGAATATAATACAATAACCAGTTTCTTTTAGCTCTGATAACTGATCAATGAGATAACACAGAGTATCCCCACAGAGCAATGTCCAAGTGAATTCTTGTTCCTGTCAAAGTTCACTTCATGTAATAAACCGCCCATAGAGATGTGATAAGCACCTTGAATTCCTACAGCACTGTGTGCAGGTAATTTCTCGTTGTTTAAAGAACTAGAGCTGCTCCCgagggtttttattttcagttgctGTTGAGTTTTAGTAAAATTCAGTTAAaggaaaaatctaaaaatgccTCAAGAATTAACGAACATCCTGGATGAGTGGAAGTGCCTGGAGGAAGAGTATCAACAACTTCAGGTAACTGAACTCCTTACTAGAACTAGTACTTGTACTTACATTATTCTTGccgttctgggtctgtaccctcatggttgaatgcacatattgtaagtcgctttggataaaagcgtcagtaaaatgttatgtaatgtaatgtaacatgttATAATAGCCTGTAATCAAGCTTCCTCTAAAACTGTCATGCATTATTAATACCTTGTTTATGTCAACTACCTTGGTTGTGCTTCAGGTTataattaaacacattttctttggTTATGACGCGACCTCATCTTCTTGTGTTTTTCAGGAGAAACACAGAAGCTACCTACAGAAACTGGATGAAATTTCCAAACTACAAAAGAGCTGCTCTTCTTCCATTTCCCATCAGAGAAAAAGATTGAAGGATATCTCGCATCTGGTGAAGAAGTaggtgtaaacacacacacagtcacacatttgCATGGTCATATCAGCATTTATATGTTGGTATTAATACAGttaagagggaggaagaaatgCTCTCCGGTATTTAAACGTGGATTCTATAGGTTATGTTGTACCAATGATACAAACTGATCTTGTGCTCTTGTTTCATCCACCAGATGCAGCCCAGGAACCTCAGAAGAAGCAGCGAAAAACATGGATGTGATGAAAGATAAAATGAGGACGAGACCCAATGCTTACTTTGAAATGGAATCTTTTCTTCCCCAAAAAAATGGGTGACGACaacatttttaatcacagaattAGTGTGGATGTCATTATTGTGATAACAAATACATAGAAACTCATTGGTTATAACAGATAAAGTGAAATTAATATGATTTCGTCATATTGCAGGCTGTATCTGAGTCTGGTCCTTGGAAACGTGAATGTAACTCTTCTCAGCAAACAGTCCAAGTAAGAAACCAACACACAACCTAAAAATACATAGTTTAATTATACATTAACATTCGTTTAGTTAAattaatgaaatcaaatatagACAGAGTATTTCCTCGAGTGATCAATTGCCACCTATTTCAGTAGAAAATCCTGAACACATCACATGTTTGTCAGATTCGTCTACAAAGATGAATACGAGACGTTCAAGCTGTGCTCCACCGtcgtcctgctgctgtgttcctgcatttgttatttctttgtcaGCTACAGGTATGCATCATACAACACAGCCGCTCCAGCCTTGAGCATTGCAATGGGTTCATCAGTCTTCATGGACACTTTATAAAAACAAGCACTTGTCTTATGTCCCTGACTTTTAGATTTGTTGATGCGGTCCTCAACTTCCTGCTGGTGTGGTACTACTGCACATTAACTATCAGGGAAAGTGTTCTCATCACAAACGGCTCCAGGTCCGTCCTGCTACTCTCTCTACTCTTTCATTATGTCACCGTTTTATAATTTTACATATATCATGCATAGCCCCCTCATAGCCCTTCAACTTCATCGTTatagaaaaatacttttttttgtggcAATTGACCCTCTTATTATCTATTTGCCCAAGTAAACCTTGATCAAGTCAGTTTAATTACCGCTATTTTGTCACTGCCATTTTCCAATAAAgtacaagatggtgaatatcccttcTACGTTAGAAGATCTTTTGCACAATTTAAgttaccaactaccagtagatgttagcaggtgatAGTGGCAGCAAGCAGTTGTAAGGGGCATAAACTCAGTTGTGTGCCTTAgcgtcatcaagtgttttggtCTTGTAATCGATACCGGCCGAACCTGAGGGTCagctgaggctaaaggtaaatctgactggcttgtatggcagcactatgaaagccatgctcagtagatcagacatcctTCCCTCTAAGCCTTCTTAAACTAAATGCTGTctcctttaaaaacacagtacaaaatggagaatatcccttgtTAACATCTGGCACAGGGCTTGCCCATGGCTCCCCAGATCTCTAAGCAACCTGAAGGCAGATGTTGCAATGAAACCCCTGCTGCCAACCTCCACAGGGCAAACTATTGCTTTCCAGCCACGTTGTTCTGCCTCCAATGCCATGTTTAGAGCAATATCTGGGACGATAATTTCCATTTGGATTAATAGTAATCAATCTTAATAATAAATCTGATCTTATCTATtgtgtaaaatatcaaatgaaGTGTGTCTTTCATCATAGAATAAAAGGCTGGTGGGTTGCTCATCACTACGTCGCAGCTTTTTTGTCCGGTGTGATGCTGACATGGTGAGTAGAGGAAGATAAAAACCTGAATTACAGACTATGAAACAATAAAGCTCTGTTATagcatatttaaatacttataaTTCTAGCTTAAGTCCACTTTTTGTACAATAATAAGTCTCCGCTCTTTCACACACAAGGCCGGAAGGGAACCTTTACAAGATGTTCAGGAACCAGTTCCTTGCCTACTCCCTGTATCAGAGTAAGGTCAAAGTACTTGTAAAACAGTCATGGTTCAAacttacaaacaaataaaatgatctAACCTGAAATGTCTTTCATGTGGAATGTGCAGGTTTTGTTCAGTGTCTTCAGTGCTACTATCAGAGTGGATGCCTGTACAGATTACGAGCCCTGGGAGAAAGACACAACATGGATCTGACCGTGGGTGAGCGACGCAGTGACACGTcaaggacacagaggacagattTACATAGTCAAGTTTATCATTACTGAAtatcttgtaaaaatgttaataatgttaataatgtCTGTGGCACACAGTCATAACTAAAAGATGtcagttttctttcttcaagacccattaattattctctttgACCTCAATGAAAATATGGTGAAaacctatctcacaatgtttaacTCTCCTAAAATCCTTGGGGTCAATTTCTATGTTTAACATCTCTAAAAGTTTCATGGTCCTGCTCTCCACTTCAACAGGGTAGACTTATTGCTGCTAATGTAAACCAAACGGTTCCAGGCCCCATCAGATATGCTGCTGTCAGCCATGTCCATGACATAAAATAGGCATTTGTGCTCTTCATAAACTTCGAGAGGTGTATAAATGagataacaaaataaagaagGGAGGCAAATGTATGTACAGTTGGAAAAACAAGTAGTTGGAATACTGGAGGGGCCATATTTCCATCCAACACATATCCAAAGACATTCCatgttttctgacatttctgTCATATACGCTTTGATAAAAGAGAAACAAGGCAGAATAAGTGGGATAAGTGGGTTCAGCAAATACCAATGCTCAAATTGACCTTTTACAGGTGTTTTTTGTTAGTCAATGACTGTTGTGTGTTCCTGACAGTTGTTCTGAGGATGATGATattctattaaaaaaaataacatatttctAAATGCTTAAAATTATGTTTGGTTCTCCTGGGTTCAAATTGACTCCAAACATAATAGTTTTTCTTTCCAAATGttataaatgacaaaaataaacattattccTCTAATGTCCGAGCAAATATAATTTCTTCCAATTTTAGCGGGTCACAATGAGCCCAAGGATAAACAAGGTTAGTAAATTTGAGGATAACATGAAAGGTTTGCCAATGGATCGGTATCAAACTTTAATGGGTTATTTTTCCTTGGGTCATGCCACACCCATCCGCAAAACTGAAGAATAGAAATCGGTTCAGTGTTTTTTGTGTCATCCTGGTGCCAATCATACAAATATACCTCCATCAATGTCTAACTGTCCCTTATATCCACACAGGCTGCACCACAGTCATATATATCAATCCACAAAATCTACCTAATCAGTACAAATATAGAAATACATCCTCATGCAAAGTTAAAGAAGATGAAAAAAGATAAAACTGAATGAGCATTCACAATATAATGGGGTCTTCCCTGAGTCATAATGAATCCTcacaccaagttttgtggtaatccgtccagtagtttttgtacAATCATGCTTAGAAATGAACAAACCAACATGTTAGCGAAAGTAAagacagacacattttttttaactttgtctGCTTTCTATTTTCAGAGGGATTTCAGTCGTGGATGTGGAAAGGGCTGACGTTTCTTTTGCCTTTCCTCTTTTTTGGTCATGTGAGTACAGTGTGTGATGCTGACATGAAAATGAACTTGAGTAATCCCCTCTTATGTACTGCTTAGTTTGCATTAAAGCCATGCATAGTCATGGTTTAGAATGGATGACACGGACAAgctgatttgaaaaaaatatactgATGTCATTCTACGGCCAACGATTACCGTGAATATTAAGGAATGAGGTGAGAATTGAAGGGTTTTATGCAATGTGGAAAACAGCTTCGCCTTCACCTCATCATCCATTCCCCATTCCAACTCCTGAGTCCTTGTGTTGTTGTCCTGCAGTTCTGGCAGCTCTTCAatggcctctctctcttcaaaaTGTCTCAGCTCCCAGACTGTAAAGAATGGCAGGTCAGTGatttcactcactcactattTCACCTTGTTCCTGCAGATCTTTCAACAACACTTCAGGTTTCACTGTTTCTATTTATCTTTGCAAAATCACAACTTGGGGaggtttaatgttttatatcaaGAACTGTGTCTTCGAAAATGTACTTTGCGAAATATATTATTGATAACTTAGTGTTACATCTCAGTGAGCTTTTTTACAAATCTTTTTATTGCATATAATTCCCTTATTAAATCGCCCTCATGCATTTGCATTTACATACTTCACTTCATCCTCTCCTGATCTTCTCTGTTAAAACAATGACAATGAATCAGCTATATTTTGCTCACTCAATTGTTTTGATATCTAAattcctgttttctgtttttctggtgTGACGACAGGTCTTGATGTGCGGTCTCTGCTTCCTCGTTCTGTTCATGGGGAATTTCTTCACCACTGTCGCAGTGGTCCGACAGAAGCTCAAGAGCAGGAACCAGAAACAGAAGAGTCTGTGATACAACGTGATACAATAAAGCATGTCCACAAAACGCTGTCTCACATGTTCACAAGCTCATATCTTCATTAATATTATCCTGGCCAGCAATAATAAGTCTACTGGCAATACTGCAAAACATGAACAGTACTAGCAAACGTAACATATAAAGGTGTGCTAGGATTAATCAATCAtcattaaaagttaaattaagtgTTCTTATTTGTACCAGAAAACATCTCCAATATAAGTAATGTGTTTAGTTGTTATTTAATATCTTTACATTTAATTTCCAGTGAAGGTCTTTTAGATTCTGATATTCATACTGTCATATGATTATCACTCTCTGTATGTTTCTGTTATACAAATATTTGTCCAATTTTCTCTTTAAtactaatatataatatatatatatatatcaatggTTTATGTTTGCATTTATTACAAGACATTGCTGGTTTCTACCACACCCCTGAcaaatgtttacatttcatttatgcAAACTGAACTGActaaattaattcaaatttgTGAGGGGCTAAAGGCTAAATCTGCCCGTTTCATTGCCTGAGCTGAAGGCGGAACAGGTTTGTACATGAGTATATTTGCTCcagtattattaaataaaattttCCAGAACCTTACATGACTGtctatatttttcttattacatAACAATTATCTTTAGTTGTTTTCCGTTGAAATCTTACACACAAAACCCATAGTCAGTAACTAAAAGCCGCATTTCCGCCAGTGACTACAACATTTAGATcaaaatttaatatttcttaTACTGGTTGTAAATGGTGGAAGAAATTGTAAAATCCTCCATTAAGAAAAAGTGTTTGCTTAAACTATGGATTTATGGATTATTGGAGCATCAATGGAGCGAATTTGAATTGCTTTATATACTACGATGTAGACTAAAGCCACAGACAAcataaagaaacagaaaatattatataaattgaAACAAAAGCTTGAACGAAATCTACGAAAAGTATAGCTAGTCTGTAGAACCCTTCAACAATAGCATCTTCTACAGTTTTTGcagtatatttttttgtaattacttcttaactttaacttttacaACAAAGACCGACTGAGCATGCAGGGAGATCAATTCTCAGTTATAAGAGTTTCAACTGCAGAAATAGTTCTTTGACTTCACTACAAGTTGCTGCTAACAACCTGTCTATGTCTATGTGAGTAAGAATGTGAATACAGACGTGCAGGGAGAACCCCTCTCCTCATATTGGGCTATCTGACCGTGTGTCCTTGGTGCTGTGAACATCAACAGACCTCCACAGACTTTACGCTGTTGAGGACATGTCCGATGAgtttgtctgtctgctctcAGCCTGTCAGGGACACGCAGACCACCTGCTGGCTGGATTACATAAACCTGCTGGCTGGATTACATAAACCACGACCGTTGGCCTGCAGTGCTTTATTGTTATAACAGGTTACGCGTGCACGCTGACACAGAGCTACATGCCTATGGAGCAGCCCAACTCAAAACATGTGGCTGCCAGACTCAAAAGACGAGAGCGAATAAATCCAATGGTCGCATAGAGGACGAGCGCCTCTTtctaaattatattttgaaatgATCAAAGGTTGAAATATGCATTTGTAAAAGTTATTTGGCCTTGTAAGTGCAAAGAAGTTCCACCCCCGCCTACAGGCTGCAGATGGTTTCGTCCTGCAAAGCGTAAAGTTCCCTTCCGCATGGAGCGCATTGTGAGCCTGCCacgaagaggagaggagaaggtgagATCACTTCAAACTCATCTTTATATGACTTATGTCCATCTCTAGCTTATGGCAGTCAGTGGGGACGGAGCCTCGGGGATAAAGACACTTTCTGTGAAGCTGTGTGGGTAAGATGGAGGCGAAATGTTCCGCTTTTTAAGTGAAACGTTAGCTTGGGAGAAGTGCTGACTGCTGTGTTACGCAAACTGAGCCGAACTTATATCACTGTCTGACAAGCCGTTTCTTTAATGGCTTAACATATTTAATAGTATTTACATACACCAGCATTAAGAATGTTATTCTGCCTCAGAGTTCACCTGTGTCAGTTttcttattctttatttttacacGATCACGTTCCCATTCAGTGTTGTCACGATCCAGGGAATAGCCGGCGCCCTCAGTCCACTCCTGCTGGCTATCGTGGTCATCTTGATGACTTTATCCGAGTTAGAGTAGGGGCAGGGGGAATCAGATCGAATCAGTTCTTGGATAACTCCGTTAATAACAAATTCTTCTGCTGT
It encodes:
- the LOC128439723 gene encoding ion channel TACAN — encoded protein: MPQELTNILDEWKCLEEEYQQLQEKHRSYLQKLDEISKLQKSCSSSISHQRKRLKDISHLVKKCSPGTSEEAAKNMDVMKDKMRTRPNAYFEMESFLPQKNGLYLSLVLGNVNVTLLSKQSKFVYKDEYETFKLCSTVVLLLCSCICYFFVSYRFVDAVLNFLLVWYYCTLTIRESVLITNGSRIKGWWVAHHYVAAFLSGVMLTWPEGNLYKMFRNQFLAYSLYQSFVQCLQCYYQSGCLYRLRALGERHNMDLTVEGFQSWMWKGLTFLLPFLFFGHFWQLFNGLSLFKMSQLPDCKEWQVLMCGLCFLVLFMGNFFTTVAVVRQKLKSRNQKQKSL